One genomic segment of Salminus brasiliensis chromosome 6, fSalBra1.hap2, whole genome shotgun sequence includes these proteins:
- the tpd52l2a gene encoding tpd52 like 2a isoform X3, with the protein MDSANRDFTMDGASGGTLPPGLTEEEALEIQLELTKVEDEIQTLKQVLTAKERHAGELRRRLGISPLSELKSNITKGWHEVQSSNAYLTASATLEDISRSDAYKKTQETFSQAGQMTSSALSTMGSAIRNRFGEMRNSTTFKTFEDKMSKVIGGGPNGEGAHPPPGNNSTF; encoded by the exons ATGGATTCTGCGAACAGGG ACTTCACGATGGATGGAGCCAGTGGTGGAACTCTGCCACCGGGTCTGACTGAGGAGGAGGCTCTGGAGATTCAGCTAGAGCTCACAAAG gtggAAGATGAAATTCAGACACTGAAGCAGGTTCTTACTGCAAAAGAAAGACATGCTGGGGAACTGAGGAGGAGACTGGGTATAAGCCCTCTTTCTGAATTAAAAAGCAACATCACCAAAGGATGGCATGAGGTCCAGTCCTCCAATGC ttaTCTTACAGCTTCTGCCACTCTGGAGGACATTAGCCGTTCTGACGC gtATAAGAAGACTCAGGAGACGTTCTCCCAGGCTGGTCAGATGACATCATCAGCTTTGTCCACAATGGGCTCAGCTATCAGAAACAGATTTGGAGAAATGAG GAACTCGACAACCTTCAAAACCTTTGAAGACAAAATG TCCAAGGTAATCGGAGGTGGACCAAACGGTGAAGGAGCGCATCCCCCGCCTGGCAACAATTCAACTTTTTGA
- the tpd52l2a gene encoding tpd52 like 2a isoform X1 translates to MDSANRDFTMDGASGGTLPPGLTEEEALEIQLELTKVEDEIQTLKQVLTAKERHAGELRRRLGISPLSELKSNITKGWHEVQSSNAYLTASATLEDISRSDAYKKTQETFSQAGQMTSSALSTMGSAIRNRFGEMRALTYTNSPGNNYSMRHSLSMPAMRNSTTFKTFEDKMSKVIGGGPNGEGAHPPPGNNSTF, encoded by the exons ATGGATTCTGCGAACAGGG ACTTCACGATGGATGGAGCCAGTGGTGGAACTCTGCCACCGGGTCTGACTGAGGAGGAGGCTCTGGAGATTCAGCTAGAGCTCACAAAG gtggAAGATGAAATTCAGACACTGAAGCAGGTTCTTACTGCAAAAGAAAGACATGCTGGGGAACTGAGGAGGAGACTGGGTATAAGCCCTCTTTCTGAATTAAAAAGCAACATCACCAAAGGATGGCATGAGGTCCAGTCCTCCAATGC ttaTCTTACAGCTTCTGCCACTCTGGAGGACATTAGCCGTTCTGACGC gtATAAGAAGACTCAGGAGACGTTCTCCCAGGCTGGTCAGATGACATCATCAGCTTTGTCCACAATGGGCTCAGCTATCAGAAACAGATTTGGAGAAATGAG AGCCTTAACTTACACTAATTCACCTGG TAACAACTACTCCATGCGCCACTCCCTAAGTATGCCCGCTATGAG GAACTCGACAACCTTCAAAACCTTTGAAGACAAAATG TCCAAGGTAATCGGAGGTGGACCAAACGGTGAAGGAGCGCATCCCCCGCCTGGCAACAATTCAACTTTTTGA
- the tpd52l2a gene encoding tpd52 like 2a isoform X2, which translates to MDSANRDFTMDGASGGTLPPGLTEEEALEIQLELTKVEDEIQTLKQVLTAKERHAGELRRRLGISPLSELKSNITKGWHEVQSSNAYLTASATLEDISRSDAYKKTQETFSQAGQMTSSALSTMGSAIRNRFGEMSNNYSMRHSLSMPAMRNSTTFKTFEDKMSKVIGGGPNGEGAHPPPGNNSTF; encoded by the exons ATGGATTCTGCGAACAGGG ACTTCACGATGGATGGAGCCAGTGGTGGAACTCTGCCACCGGGTCTGACTGAGGAGGAGGCTCTGGAGATTCAGCTAGAGCTCACAAAG gtggAAGATGAAATTCAGACACTGAAGCAGGTTCTTACTGCAAAAGAAAGACATGCTGGGGAACTGAGGAGGAGACTGGGTATAAGCCCTCTTTCTGAATTAAAAAGCAACATCACCAAAGGATGGCATGAGGTCCAGTCCTCCAATGC ttaTCTTACAGCTTCTGCCACTCTGGAGGACATTAGCCGTTCTGACGC gtATAAGAAGACTCAGGAGACGTTCTCCCAGGCTGGTCAGATGACATCATCAGCTTTGTCCACAATGGGCTCAGCTATCAGAAACAGATTTGGAGAAATGAG TAACAACTACTCCATGCGCCACTCCCTAAGTATGCCCGCTATGAG GAACTCGACAACCTTCAAAACCTTTGAAGACAAAATG TCCAAGGTAATCGGAGGTGGACCAAACGGTGAAGGAGCGCATCCCCCGCCTGGCAACAATTCAACTTTTTGA
- the dnajc5aa gene encoding dnaJ (Hsp40) homolog, subfamily C, member 5aa has translation MAEQQRQRTLSTSGESLYHVLGVDKLATNDDIKKSYRKLALKYHPDKNPDNPEAADKFKEINNAHAILNDPTKRNIYDKYGSLGLYVAEQFGEENVNTYFVLSSWWAKALFVFCGLATGCYFCCCLCCCCNCCCGKCKPRPPEGQEPEFYVSPEDLEAQLQSDEREAGGGEPIVLQPSATETTQLTSDGHHTTYRTDTGFN, from the exons ATGGCTGAACAGCAGAGGCAGCGTACCCTCTCCACTTCTGGAGAATCCCTCTACCATGTGCTGGGTGTTGACAAGCTTGCCACTAATGATGACATAAAGAAGTCATACAG GAAACTTGCACTGAAATATCACCCTGACAAGAATCCGGACAATCCTGAGGCAGCAGACAAATTTAAAGAAATCAACAACGCCCATGCCATCTTGAATGATCCCACTAAACGCAACATTTATGACAAGTATGGCTCTCTGGGCCTCTATGTAGCCGAACAGTTTGGCGAGGAGAACGTCAACACCTACTTTGTCTTGTCCAGCTGGTGGGCCAAG GCACTGTTTGTGTTCTGTGGGCTGGCCACAGGCTGCTACTTCTGCTGCTGtctgtgctgctgctgtaaCTGCTGCTGTGGGAAGTGTAAACCACGGCCACCTGAGGGGCAGGAGCCGGAGTTCTACGTTTCTCCTGAAGACCTGGAGGCCCAGCTGCAGTCTGACGAGAGAG AGGCGGGTGGGGGAGAGCCCATTGTCCTGCAGCCTTCAGCTACAGAAACGACTCAGCTAACATCTGACGGCCACCACACCACCTACCGGACCGACACTGGCTTCAACTAA